Proteins found in one Triticum aestivum cultivar Chinese Spring chromosome 4D, IWGSC CS RefSeq v2.1, whole genome shotgun sequence genomic segment:
- the LOC123100675 gene encoding disease resistance protein Pik-2-like, with amino-acid sequence MESTALSIGKAVLRGAIGYASSAAAEEVALQLGIQADHAFIRDELEMMQAFLMAAHEEPDDNRVVKTWVKQVRDVSYNVEDCLQDFAVRLEDLSWWRIPCTLLDRRSVATEMKELRAQVEDVSQRNTRYRLIKGSGSRPATTGGSSSIPTEEVLLHIAEATRTTLQEKKKVDLAQMVADDVSDLRTIAVWGASSDLGVTSIIRAAYDNQYVREKFQCRAWVRLTHPFNPSDFFVSLVRQFYEDSYEKTGKATEGTTTGLKVLEKMSAQDNLVDEFNRYVTEKRCLVVITDVSTIEEWDWIKTYFPRKNGSRIIVSTQQFEVASLCTEKPYSVSEIDQKWSLDKDFYVFYKKLDAPTKEYDKPESSSKADIGTAEPDGKEHVQKPSHESTVAVALEEDQLIDRAAAKAKVAHLVDQGGQVITICGMGGLGKTTLVRSVYQQELGERFQRRAWLTMSRFAMSRSFNYEEFLRDLFHQLRSDHNEEKEFADLEKTRDETSGKESKPEANEEHTETKLTKISSEHKCLIVLDDLSSFVDWTLLKKLLLGNISNRIIVTTRELTVAKCCSVEENQIYNLELLNEEEALDLFKKKVFKDIKERENYHRIPDLIEQAKLILKKCGGLPLAISTIGSYLATKPKTAMEWRSLNKHISAELEMNPELGMIKTVLTTSYDGLPYPLKFPFLYLSIFPANNGIRWKRLVRRWVVEGYSRGIHNKTAEEIGESYITDLINRSMVRPSSKGTTHRSGRVGFLEVHDLIREVGTSKSTEENLVFTLEEGCNLDIQGKIRHLAVSSSWTRDKNAFEIAFDLSHLRSLTIFGEYKPFFISDKMRLLRVLDLEDTNDLTSHQLHQIGKLRHLNYLSLRRCYKILRLPNSLGNLRHLQTLDVRDTGIINLPRSITKLQKLQYVRVGYVPGHDHKQREEFQYNIFAMRECSFSVGNVIDVDEGLGLGGYFCYWWCWAFRGVLLCLLCMLAGVGFLLFVALFIIGRFSWVLMKDGFDGLPVEFMGLDPYGVKFPRGIRKLKSLRTLGVVNIDAVSSIIEDLQYLTDLRKLRVTGLNKKNYVKFFWAIAKHKCLESLLMQAEGEPSFYGCLDDLSSPPKNLQSLKLYGNLVKLPKWIHGLKDLVKLELGSSRILEHNDDIQSLGKLPNLAILRLLKESFVGKEVRFVFHREAFPSLVVLKMDLVPNLGLVKFEEGATPKLELLQFRSSTTEPTVGLFSGLASLTSLKEFILQNCNSEDLVEDLRCQLARNQNQNRPVLKTFQT; translated from the exons ATGGAGTCGACGGCGCTGAGCATCGGCAAGGCCGTGCTGAGAGGAGCTATTGGCTACGCCTCgtccgcggcggcggaggaggtggccTTGCAGCTCGGCATCCAGGCTGATCATGCCTTCATCAGGGACGAGCTCGAGATGATGCAGGCTTTCCTGATGGCCGCGCACGAGGAGCCCGACGACAACAGGGTGGTCAAGACCTGGGTGAAGCAAGTCCGCGACGTGTCCTACAACGTCGAGGACTGCCTCCAAGATTTCGCCGTCCGTCTGGAGGACTTGTCCTGGTGGCGCATCCCCTGCACGCTGCTGGACCGGCGCAGTGTGGCCACGGAGATGAAGGAGCTCAGAGCCCAGGTGGAGGATGTCAGCCAGAGGAACACGCGCTACCGCCTCATCAAGGGCTCTGGCTCCAGGCCTGCCACCACCGGGGGAAGCTCCAGCATCCCTACTGAAGAGGTACTACTTCACATCGCTGAAGCTACACGCACTACGCTGCAGGAAAAGAAGAAGGTTGATCTCGCCCAAATGGTCGCTGATGATGTAAGTGACCTTAGGACGATCGCAGTGTGGGGAGCAAGCAGCGATCTTGGGGTCACTTCCATCATTAGGGCTGCCTATGACAATCAATATGTGAGAGAGAAGTTCCAGTGCCGTGCTTGGGTACGGTTGACACACCCCTTCAATCCAAGTGACTTCTTTGTGAGTTTGGTGAGGCAGTTCTATGAAGATTCGTATGAAAAAACTGGGAAAGCAACAGAAGGAACAACCACTGGGCTGAAGGTTCTGGAGAAGATGTCAGCACAAGATAATTTGGTTGATGAGTTCAACCGCTACGTGACCGAGAAGAGGTGCCTAGTTGTTATTACTGATGTATCTACCATAGAAGAGTGGGACTGGATCAAAACATACTTCCCAAGAAAAAATGGGAGCCGTATTATCGTGTCCACGCAGCAATTTGAAGTTGCAAGCTTGTGCACCGAGAAGCCTTACTCCGTATCAGAGATAGATCAGAAATGGTCACTCGATAAGGATTTTTATGTCTTCTACAAGAAG TTGGACGCTCCCACCAAAGAATATGACAAGCCCGAATCTAGCTCAAAAGCTGATATTGGTACTGCTGAACCTGATGGCAAGGAACATGTACAGAAGCCTAGTCATGAAAGTACAGTAGCAGTTGCTTTGGAGGAAGATCAGCTTATTGACCGGGCGGCAGCAAAAGCTAAAGTTGCCCATTTAGTTGATCAAGGTGGTCAGGTGATCACTATTTGTGGAATGGGCggacttgggaaaaccactctTGTGAGAAGTGTCTACCAACAAGAACTTGGTGAAAGGTTTCAGAGGCGTGCTTGGTTAACCATGTCACGGTTCGCCATGTCACGTTCTTTCAACTATGAAGAATTCCTTCGGGATTTGTTCCACCAATTACGTAGTGATCACAATGAAGAGAAAGAATTTGCTGACCTGGAGAAAACACGAGACGAGACCAGTGGCAAAGAAAGCAAACCTGAAGCAAATGAAGAACATACTGAGACAAAGTTGACGAAGATTTCATCAGAGCATAAATGCCTCATAGTTTTGGACGATTTGTCATCCTTTGTGGATTGGACATTGTTAAAGAAGCTCTTATTGGGAAATATTTCTAACAGAATCATTGTCACCACACGAGAATTGACTGTTGCTAAATGTTGTTCTGTGGAAGAAAATCAAATATACAATCTTGAGTTGCTAAATGAAGAGGAAGCTCTTGACCTATTTAAAAAGAAG GTATTCAAGGATATTAAGGAGAGAGAAAATTATCATCGCATTCCGGACCTGATTGAGCAAGCAAAACTTATACTGAAGAAATGTGGTGGCCTCCCTCTTGCGATATCCACCATAGGTAGCTACCTGGCAACCAAACCTAAAACTGCTATGGAGTGGAGAAGTTTGAACAAACATATTAGTGCTGAGCTGGAGATGAATCCAGAGCTTGGGATGATAAAGACAGTCCTTACCACGAGCTATGATGGTTTACCTTATCCTCTCAAGTTTCCGTTCTTGTATTTGTCCATTTTTCCTGCAAACAATGGCATTAGATGGAAACGTTTGGTGAGAAGATGGGTGGTAGAGGGTTACTCAAGGGGAATACACAACAAGACTGCAGAGGAAATTGGGGAGAGCTACATCACAGATCTTATCAACAGGAGCATGGTCCGACCATCATCAAAAGGGACAACCCATAGATCTGGAAGAGTTGGTTTTCTGGAAGTTCATGATTTAATCCGTGAAGTTGGAACCTCAAAGTCAACAGAGGAAAATCTTGTTTTTACACTGGAGGAGGGTTGCAACTTAGACATCCAGGGTAAAATTCGTCACCTTGCTGTAAGCAGTAGCTGGACAAGAGATAAGAATGCATTTGAAATTGCATTTGACTTGTCTCACTTGCGATCATTAACAATATTTGGAGAGTACAAACCATTTTTCATTTCTGATAAGATGAGATTACTCCGGGTGCTAGATTTAGAAGACACAAATGATCTAACAAGTCACCAGCTGCATCAAATTGGGAAGCTTCGTCACCTAAACTACCTTTCTCTCAGAAGATGTTATAAAATTTTACGTCTGCCAAATTCGCTGGGCAATCTGAGGCACCTACAAACACTGGATGTGAGAGATACTGGAATAATCAATTTGCCAAGGTCAATTACCAAGCTTCAGAAGTTACAGTATGTTCGCGTGGGTTATGTACCAGGGCATGATCACAAGCAAAGAGAAGAATTTCAATACAATATATTTGCTATGCGTGAATGCAGTTTCTCTGTCGGGAACGTCATCGATGTCGATGAAGGATTGGGCTTGGGTGGCTACTTTTGCTACTGGTGGTGCTGGGCCTTCCGCGGCGTTCTCTTGTGCTTGCTGTGCATGCTTGCTGGCGTAGGCTTCTTGTTGTTTGTCGCCTTATTTATCATAGGGCGCTTCTCATGGGTACTTATGAAAGATGGTTTTGATGGGCTGCCTGTTGAGTTTATGGGGCTAGATCCATATGGTGTAAAGTTTCCAAGGGGAATACGAAAACTCAAGTCCTTGCGCACACTGGGTGTTGTTAATATTGATGCGGTAAGTTCCATTATTGAAGATCTCCAATATCTTACTGACTTGCGCAAGTTGAGAGTGACTGGTCTCAATAAGAAGAACTATGTGAAGTTCTTCTGGGCCATTGCCAAGCACAAATGCCTTGAATCTTTGTTGATGCAGGCTGAGGGGGAGCCTAGTTTTTACGGGTGCTTGGATGACTTGTCCTCACCTCCAAAAAACCTGCAGAGTCTCAAGCTGTACGGTAACCTGGTCAAATTGCCGAAATGGATCCATGGGCTCAAAGATCTCGTCAAGCTGGAGCTAGGGAGCTCTAGGATATTGGAGCACAATGATGACATACAATCCCTTGGCAAGCTACCAAACTTGGCCATTCTGCGTCTGTTGAAGGAGTCTTTCGTGGGTAAAGAGGTCCGCTTCGTTTTCCACCGGGAGGCATTCCCAAGCCTGGTGGTGCTGAAGATGGACCTCGTACCTAACCTCGGATTGGTGAAGTTTGAAGAGGGGGCAACCCCAAAGCTTGAGCTGCTCCAGTTTCGTAGTTCAACTACCGAACCAACGGTTGGGCTGTTTTCTGGTCTAGCATCTCTCACAAGCCTCAAAGAATTTATACTGCAGAACTGCAATAGTGAAGACCTCGTGGAGGACCTGCGATGCCAGCTCGCCAGGAACCAAAATCAAAATAGACCTGTATTGAAGACGTTCCAAACTTGA